From the Fibrobacter sp. UWB10 genome, one window contains:
- the truA gene encoding tRNA pseudouridine(38-40) synthase TruA — MRYRYRCEYLGSAFYGWQAQNEGGKTKFVTVQSALEQAFSVALRTPVRITGSGRTDTGVHARGQCVHFDFDGEIDCAKIVRSINGLTQRLIRIRDLEPCAPDFHSRYDALCRYYQYTIFTRPVALLRDFGWECGSLNLDLDAMEQEAKSFLGHHDFIDFCIPRNDGKPTDCILTEFRLERLNDWSCMFHIKGNRFLHRQVRAMVGTLFDVGRGKLPLGTVQTIFDKKFKGERTWAPPQGLVLQNVEYKDY, encoded by the coding sequence ATGCGTTATCGTTACCGCTGCGAATATCTGGGCAGCGCCTTTTACGGCTGGCAGGCCCAGAACGAGGGCGGAAAGACCAAATTTGTTACTGTTCAGTCTGCGCTAGAGCAAGCGTTTAGCGTCGCTCTTCGTACGCCAGTGCGCATTACGGGCTCTGGCCGTACCGATACGGGCGTGCATGCCCGCGGGCAATGCGTGCATTTTGATTTCGATGGTGAAATAGATTGCGCAAAAATAGTCCGTTCGATTAATGGGCTTACGCAAAGGCTTATCCGCATTCGTGACCTCGAACCGTGTGCGCCGGATTTCCATTCTCGATACGACGCCTTGTGCCGGTATTACCAGTATACGATTTTTACCCGCCCTGTTGCTCTTTTGCGTGACTTCGGCTGGGAGTGCGGTTCCTTGAATCTCGATCTGGATGCCATGGAGCAAGAGGCCAAGTCCTTCTTGGGTCACCATGATTTTATCGATTTCTGCATTCCTCGAAACGACGGCAAACCGACAGATTGCATTCTTACGGAATTCCGCCTGGAGCGCCTGAATGATTGGAGTTGCATGTTCCACATTAAAGGGAATCGCTTCTTGCACCGCCAGGTGAGGGCCATGGTCGGAACGTTATTCGATGTCGGTCGCGGCAAGCTTCCGCTGGGGACCGTTCAAACTATTTTTGACAAAAAATTTAAGGGCGAACGCACGTGGGCGCCGCCCCAAGGGCTTGTACTTCAGAATGTAGAGTATAAGGACTACTAG
- a CDS encoding prepilin-type N-terminal cleavage/methylation domain-containing protein, with protein sequence MKHGFTLVEVLVVIVILGILSAVSIPKIFGQIAKAKASEVSVAAGSYIKLQDAHVAHKDMIGSWNSIGFAAPGGGTTNYFQYSGCVSGDISLESTESVIGLKIASLTDLNDCPAGSVWAVSMTPTGSHVDYQQILSSEDCLPLTVTWAIGAVAECSAAATSDDNNDSDDNKSGDNDKEKKEKKEKKEKKDNGNNKAKKN encoded by the coding sequence ATGAAGCACGGCTTTACTTTAGTCGAGGTATTGGTCGTTATTGTCATTCTTGGCATATTGTCGGCCGTTAGCATTCCGAAAATTTTCGGACAAATTGCAAAAGCCAAGGCAAGCGAAGTTTCCGTTGCCGCAGGATCTTACATAAAGCTTCAGGACGCGCATGTTGCCCACAAGGACATGATCGGAAGTTGGAATAGCATTGGTTTTGCAGCACCGGGTGGCGGCACAACCAACTACTTTCAATATTCTGGCTGCGTATCCGGCGATATAAGTTTGGAATCTACCGAAAGCGTTATTGGGCTCAAGATTGCAAGCCTCACGGATTTGAACGATTGCCCCGCCGGAAGCGTTTGGGCCGTTTCAATGACTCCTACCGGAAGCCATGTCGACTACCAGCAAATCCTTTCGTCTGAGGACTGTCTCCCATTAACAGTTACATGGGCTATAGGAGCTGTTGCTGAATGCAGTGCCGCAGCCACAAGCGACGACAACAACGACAGTGATGACAACAAGAGCGGCGACAACGACAAGGAAAAGAAAGAGAAAAAAGAGAAAAAAGAGAAAAAGGATAACGGCAACAACAAAGCCAAAAAGAACTAG